The genomic window ACTAAAGATAAATGCCTTGGATGCAAGCATTTCGCCTTTAATGAATGTAAGGCCCTTTCACAAGGAAATGAAATGTTAAGTCAGAAGAAACTTCTCTCTTCATCATAGCTATGTCAAAAAGGAGCGAACTTGCAAAAGTGCCGCTCCTTCTTATGTTAATTATATCGACTTGTTCCTACTTTTGCTTTTCCTCCCATTGCTCCATCGGATCAGCAATGGACTCGTCATTAGGCATATGAATCATTTTTATTTCTCGCTCATTTCGTCCTTTAGCAATATCAAGATAGATCATTTTTGATTTGCCTAGGCCTGCTTTTTCCGCATCATCGATGGAAGCAGCATAGTAAACTGTCTTAATCCCTGCAAAATACATGGCAGTTAAGCACATTGCACATGGTTCACCACTAGCATACATGGTGCAGTCACTTAAATCTAATGTTTGCAGCTTCTCTTGAGCCCTTCTGATTGCTAATAATTCTGCATGTCCACTTACATCATAATGAATGTGAAGTTCATTTACTCCTTCAGAAATAACTTCATTGTCTTTTACCAAAACAGCACCAAACGGCTGCCCTCCCTGCTCAACATTTTTCAACGCTAATTGAATGGCTTGCTTCATGAATAAATCCATAATAATAAAATCTCCTTTCTATACTAAACTCATTTCTTATTAACGTATCATAAAAAATGGCAAGGTGAAACTCCAGAAATATTTCTTAAACTCTTTCAATCTATTTACCCCCATGCTTGTAGAGCTTTGAAGAGAAATTGGGTAATACAGTTTTGTCTAACTTTCACTATCATAATTCTCATTTTTTGAAATATCTTGCATTAGTGAATGCCCATTTCCCTTTTATACAATCTGTAAAAATCTTTTTATCCAATCAAAATTTTCTTTGACAGGATAAAAAATTGGGTGTACATTTTTAATATGATATATTCAAATAATCAGATATACTAATTTATGATTATACTAAAATAAAGAAGGGTTAACATGAAGCAAGAAAAATGGTTTTTTACAGGCAGGTATAAAGGGTATTCTTTACAGGGCTTTCAAAAGGATCTATTGTCTGGATTAGTTGTAGGTGTCATAGCTATTCCTCTAGGCATGGCTTTTGCCATTGCATCAGGGGTCAAGCCCGAGTATGGAATTTATACTACAATTATTGCCGGAATTTTAATTGCTGTATTTGGGGGTTCAAAATACCAAATTGGCGGTCCAACTGGGGCGTTTATCCCGATATTATTTGGAGTTGTGATTACCTATGGCTACGAAAACCTTCTAATTGCAGGATTTTTAGCGGGGATTATGCTCTGTTTAATGGGAATATTTCGGTTAGGGGCATTAATCAAGTTCATCCCTAGACCTGTCACGATCGGATTTACTTCGGGAATTGCTGTTATTATATTTACAGGGCAAATCGCCAATTTTCTTGGGCTTCAGGACGTGAAGCAGCATGAATTATTTCACAACAACATTGTAGAAATTTCTAGACATCTTCATACAATTAATTTTTATAGTGTGTTAACTGCTGGAATTTGCTTAGTAACTATTATTCTCACACCTAAGCTTTTTCCTCGGGTGCCAGGACCATTAATTGGCTTGCTATTGTCAACGATTGCAGCGTCCATCTTTTATCCAGGAGAGATTGCAACCATTGGCTCAACTTACGGGGAGATTTCTAGTACTTTACCGCGGTTCTCCATTCCTGAAATAACCTTTGACAAAATCGTGCAGCTGATTAGACCCGCGTTCGTCATTGCCATCCTCGGCGCAATTGAATCTTTACTGTCTGCCGTCGTGGCTGATGGAATGACAAATAGCAAACATCACAGCAATCGAGAACTTGTAGGACAGGGGATCGCCAATATGATTACTCCTTTATTCGGGGGTATTCCAGCAACCGGTGCGATTGCCCGAACAGCCACAAACATAAAAAACGGGGCAGTATCCCCATTCTCTGGGATCATTCATGGAATCATGGTATTATTAATACTAGTACTCTTTGCCCCATACGCATCAAGTATTCCATTAGCCAGTATGGCGCCAATCTTAATGGTAGTTGCCTGGAATATGAGTGAAAGACATGTATTCTATTATATATTAAAAACAAAAACGGAAGATTCCCTTGTTCTGACCGTCACCTTTCTTTTAACTGTATTTATTAATTTAACAGTTGCTGTTGAGGTCGGATTATTATTAGCCGTTGTTCTATTTACGAAACGGATGAGTGATGTAATGGTAACTGCTAAAGCATTGCCAGATCCGAAGAACAAACACGAAAAAGTTCTAACCCATATGGTTACTGATACTCACGATTGCCCCCAAATTAGTATTTATAATATTGAGGGCCCCTTATTCTTTGGCGCGGCGCAAACCTTTTCACAAACAATCATGAGCACCATCAACTATAAACCAAAGGTATTGCTGCTAAGAATGTCTAAGGTTCCATTTATGGATACAACAGGAGAAGCTTCTTTAGCCAGCATCATTAAAGAATTCTCCAAGAATGGCACCGTTTTAATTTCTGGAATAAGGCCACAGCCGAAGAAAGTTATGCTAAAAACCGGTTTATTCGACCTGATCGGAGAAGAGCGATTCTTCGAGCATACAGGCGATGCGATCGATTATGCCTTACAGGATTTAAATAAGGTGAAATGCCTAGGCTGCAAACATTTTGCTTTTAAGGAATGCACCGCGTTATCCGGCATGGCACAACAAACCGGTTAAAAGGCATTTACTTCATCATTGCACTAAATAAAGAGGGGTTATTGAAATGAACCTTGAAATGCAAAAATTTAAAGCAGATTTCTTTAAAGCCTTAGCTCATCCACTTAGAATACGAATTCTCGAGCTTCTCTCAGAAGGCGATAAAAGTGTAAACGAAATTCAAACACTCGTCGGCAGTGAAGGCTCAGCGGTCTCCCAGCAGCTAACAGTGTTGCGTTCGAAAAATATTGTTACGGGTACAAAGGATGGCAATCGGGTGATTTATTCCTTAAGAGATCCATTAATTATTGAATTGCTTCAAGTGGCAAGGCAAATTTTTAATAATCATCTTGTGGATGCGATATCAATGTTGGATAAATTATCTGAGATGGAGAGCAATGAGGATACAGACTAACACAGCATTTGATTGCTGTGTTTTTTTACGGTTAATACAAAGAATAAATCCTTATTGATAGATAAAACTAATGCCAAACCTTCTAAATAGAATTTTCATCCAATTTTATATACAATAGATATTATATTTAGCGTCTCTAAATATAATAAAATATTATTAAAGAGTTACACAGGGGGAAATTTAAAATGAGCCAACATGGAGTGGATGATACAACCGGGAATAGGATAAGGCCCGATAAGATTTGGACGCGAGATTTTATCTTAATTGTGATGTCTAATTTTTTGGTTTTCCTTGGGTTTCATATGACTCTGCCAACGATCCCGCTTTTTGTCGAGGAATTAGGCGGAAATGATCAGCTCATCGGCATTGTAGTCGGAATTTTTACTTTTTCTGCCCTGCTTCTTCGTCCTTATGCTGGGCATGCACTAGAATCAAAAGGAAGGCGTTTTGTCTACTTATTTGGGTTAGGGATATTTGTCATTTCCGTAGGATCTTTCGGTTTTGTACCAGGCTTATTTTTTCTGTTCATAGTTAGAATTGTTCAAGGAGTTGGCTGGGGTTTTTCCACAACTGCGTCTGGAACGATCGCGACCGATCTTATCCCGCCAAGAAGGCGCGGAGAAGGAATGGGGTATTATGGACTTTCGGGCACCATTGCATTAGCTCTAGGACCTACACTAGGCCTTGCCCTAACAGGATTTATTTCTTTTAAGATCTTATTTTTATTTTGCTCACTTCTTGGATTAATGGCCTTTATTCTTTCCTTTAAAATCCGATATAAACAAGTTGACCCTGTAGCTGTGCAGCAGCCTCATAAGAAATGGGACATCTATGAAAAAAGCGCTCTTCCGCCATCTTTGCTGTTATTCTTTCTAACCGTTACCTTCGGAGGAATCGCTACATTCCTGCCCCTTTATTCTTCGCAAAAAGGGATAGAAGGGATCCAATGGTATTTTCTGCTTTATGCCTTAGCCTTAATGCTATCACGAACATTTTCGGGAAAAATATATGACCAAAAAGGACATAAAGCCGTTTTTGTCCAAGGTGCCCTTCTTATAGTGATCTCGATGGGATTACTTTCATGGCTACCGAATAGCCTGATTCTATACATAGCTGCCATTCTTTATGGCTTAGGCTTTGGGACCGTTCAGCCAGCCTTGCAGGCATGGTCTGTAAAGGAAGCACCCATTCATCGGAGAGGAATGGCCAACGCAACATTTTTCTCTTTTTTTGATTTAGGAGTGGGAATAGGAGCTATCGCATTCGGGCAGATTGGCCACTGGTTTGGATATAGTGCAATTTATATGGCATCAGCAATATCTGTTCTATTCTCCATCATTCTTTATCTATTTATAGTCGCTAGAAGCCGTGAACATGCAGTTAGCAGATAGAGGATAAAATAAGAAAGATGGTTTAGACAATTTAACCCGTGTGTCCACAAAAATGAGGAATTAACCCCTTTTGCCACGGATAAGGAACTGATGTCCGCTAAGCTTAGAAGAAAATTAACATCTGTCTTCAAAATCCTGGTTGAACGAAAAAAGTGCGACAAAATAACTGTTGTCGCACTTTCTTATTGCTAAGATTCTTCTCTAGGTGGAACCGCATTAATCACACCTGCAATTCCTTCCTTATTATACAACCGGTAAAGCAAACTCTCTAAAACGCTCTACTGCCTTTTCTGTATCTCCTTCTAATCCTTGTTCCTTCAGCGTCTCTCCAATTAAGACGATTGCTTTTTCAAGCATTTGATCAGTCGTGTTCCCCATATGGCCGATTCGGAATGCTTTGCCAGCCAAGTGGGCAAGTGCTCCTGCTACGATTAGTCCCTTTTCAGCTAAAGCAGCCCGGAATGAAGCATCATCTATGCCCTCTGGATAAAGAATACAGCTTAATGTATCAGCAGCCACTTCTTCTTCTGCTAAAGCTTTCATGCCATATACAGCAAGGGCAGCCCGAACCGCTTTTCCAAACGCTTTATGACGTTTATAGCGATTTTCCATCCCCTCAGCTAGAACTAGGTTCATCCCTTCTTCATAAGCATAAATTAGATTAACAGGCGGGGTAGCAAAATATTTAGAAGGGTCATTCATAATTGGTATCCAATTGTTAATATCACAATAATAAGCAGGCACACGTTTAATTTGTTCCCGTGCGGCCAATGCCGTTTTATTAAAGGCAACAATTGCGATTCCCGGCGGTACGCCGATTGCTTTTTGGGAACCTGTTAAAATAACATCAATCTTTGCATCTTCATCCCCATACGACTTACTCATATCCTCTTCCATTGCAGCTGTAGCACAAACGCCGTCAAGGATGATAAGAGCTCCGTGCTTTTTAATGATTGGTACAAGTACATCCAAATCAGCTGCTACCCCTGTCGAAGTATCCGCATGTGTAATGGTAACTGCCTTAAAATATCCTGAATTCAGTTTTTCTTCTACATCTTGAGGATTAACCTGTTTTCCCCATTCAGCTTGAATGACCTCAACCTCAATCCCAAAGGCTTCCCCTATTTTGATGAAGCGGTCACCAAAAAATCCTTGGCTTATAACAAGAATCTTTTCACCAGCTCCCACTGTATTGACTAGTGCCATTTCCATTGCAATTGTACCTGATCCTGCGATCACGAGCACTTCTCCATCGGTTTTAAGCATTTCCCTAGTCTTGTTGATTGCACTCCGATAAATGGCCGTAAATCTTGGATCTGTATGACTTCTTGTTTCCTCTGCAAGTGCATCATAAATAGAATCGACAACTGGTGTCGGACCCGGAATTAACAGCATTTCTTTGTTTCGCATGATCATCCTCCTAATTGATTCTAATATTTATACTACATACAATTACTACTTCTATACTTATATTAAAAACCCTTCAATTATTAAATAATTCAGATTTAACTCTTTTATTTATAATTATAAGAGAAAAAATATTGACTTATAAATGATTTTAATAATATCATAGTTTTATACTTGATTACACAAAAGCATAAAAGCATAAAAGCGTTGAACTATTTAAGTAGCTGATACAAGCTTGAAAAGCAGAGACCTGATGGTGGTGAAAATCAGGCAAGGTGTATAGTGAATTACAGTTAGGGAGCTGTTTTTTCCGGTTTCGGCCGTTATCAAAACAAGAGAGCAGAGTAATCTGCTAACTAGGGTGGTACCGCGGAGCTTCCGTCCCTTTTTGGGATGGGGCTTTTTTGTTTTTATCTAAGGAAGGAGAAATTAATATGAAAAAAGAACTTACGATTGGAATGTCAGTTATCCCCATACTAGCACTAATTATTTCTGCTGCTTTATCGATCTTCTTTTGGAAGGCGGGAATGCATATTCCATTAATGATCGGAGTCATCCTTGCAGCAATTGTAGCAAAGGTATGTGGCTGGAACTGGGATGAAATTCAAAAAATGATGGTTCAGGGGGTTGCGAGAGCTTTACCAGCTGTATTTATTCTGCTCATTATTGGAATGATTGTTGGTTCATGGATCGCAAGCGGGGTTATCCCGACCATCATCTACTATGGTTTGTCAATCATTAAACCAGAATTGTTCGTACCGATTGTGGCTCTTGTTACTGGAATTGTTTCTGTTACACTAGGAAGCTCCTTTACTTCTATTGCAACTATCGGTCTAGCATTTATGGTGATTGGGGAAGGACTTGGATTTTCCCCTGGTCTTGTTGCTGGAGCAGTGATTTCTGGTGCCTATTTTGGAGACAAATTATCTCCCGTTTCAGATACTACAAATATTGCACCTGCTATGGCGGAAACGGATTTATTTAGCCATATTAAGCACATGCTTTGGGATACGCTTCCTGCATTTTTTCTTTCTATTCTTTTGTATTGGATCGTTAGTAATTCCGGAGCGATAAGTGTTGGCGCAGATGCAAGTGTCATTGATACGATCAAGACTGGTCTAAATGATGTATTTTTAATTCATCCGCTATTATTGATGATGCCAGTTCTAACGATCATCTTAATGATTATGCGTACACCAGCCATTCCTGCCTTAATGGGAGTTAGTATTTTAGGTGGTGTGCTTGCCCTCTTCTTCCAAGGGGCAACCGTATCTTCCATTATCCAAGTTATGACAAGCGGATATTCCGCTGAATCTGGAGTCGCAGCATTGGATTCTTTGTTAAATCGCGGCGGCATGATGTCCATGCTTGGTACAATT from Bacillus sp. DTU_2020_1000418_1_SI_GHA_SEK_038 includes these protein-coding regions:
- a CDS encoding nucleoside deaminase: MDLFMKQAIQLALKNVEQGGQPFGAVLVKDNEVISEGVNELHIHYDVSGHAELLAIRRAQEKLQTLDLSDCTMYASGEPCAMCLTAMYFAGIKTVYYAASIDDAEKAGLGKSKMIYLDIAKGRNEREIKMIHMPNDESIADPMEQWEEKQK
- a CDS encoding SulP family inorganic anion transporter; translation: MKQEKWFFTGRYKGYSLQGFQKDLLSGLVVGVIAIPLGMAFAIASGVKPEYGIYTTIIAGILIAVFGGSKYQIGGPTGAFIPILFGVVITYGYENLLIAGFLAGIMLCLMGIFRLGALIKFIPRPVTIGFTSGIAVIIFTGQIANFLGLQDVKQHELFHNNIVEISRHLHTINFYSVLTAGICLVTIILTPKLFPRVPGPLIGLLLSTIAASIFYPGEIATIGSTYGEISSTLPRFSIPEITFDKIVQLIRPAFVIAILGAIESLLSAVVADGMTNSKHHSNRELVGQGIANMITPLFGGIPATGAIARTATNIKNGAVSPFSGIIHGIMVLLILVLFAPYASSIPLASMAPILMVVAWNMSERHVFYYILKTKTEDSLVLTVTFLLTVFINLTVAVEVGLLLAVVLFTKRMSDVMVTAKALPDPKNKHEKVLTHMVTDTHDCPQISIYNIEGPLFFGAAQTFSQTIMSTINYKPKVLLLRMSKVPFMDTTGEASLASIIKEFSKNGTVLISGIRPQPKKVMLKTGLFDLIGEERFFEHTGDAIDYALQDLNKVKCLGCKHFAFKECTALSGMAQQTG
- a CDS encoding metalloregulator ArsR/SmtB family transcription factor → MNLEMQKFKADFFKALAHPLRIRILELLSEGDKSVNEIQTLVGSEGSAVSQQLTVLRSKNIVTGTKDGNRVIYSLRDPLIIELLQVARQIFNNHLVDAISMLDKLSEMESNEDTD
- a CDS encoding MFS transporter; translation: MSQHGVDDTTGNRIRPDKIWTRDFILIVMSNFLVFLGFHMTLPTIPLFVEELGGNDQLIGIVVGIFTFSALLLRPYAGHALESKGRRFVYLFGLGIFVISVGSFGFVPGLFFLFIVRIVQGVGWGFSTTASGTIATDLIPPRRRGEGMGYYGLSGTIALALGPTLGLALTGFISFKILFLFCSLLGLMAFILSFKIRYKQVDPVAVQQPHKKWDIYEKSALPPSLLLFFLTVTFGGIATFLPLYSSQKGIEGIQWYFLLYALALMLSRTFSGKIYDQKGHKAVFVQGALLIVISMGLLSWLPNSLILYIAAILYGLGFGTVQPALQAWSVKEAPIHRRGMANATFFSFFDLGVGIGAIAFGQIGHWFGYSAIYMASAISVLFSIILYLFIVARSREHAVSR
- a CDS encoding alanine--glyoxylate aminotransferase family protein, which translates into the protein MRNKEMLLIPGPTPVVDSIYDALAEETRSHTDPRFTAIYRSAINKTREMLKTDGEVLVIAGSGTIAMEMALVNTVGAGEKILVISQGFFGDRFIKIGEAFGIEVEVIQAEWGKQVNPQDVEEKLNSGYFKAVTITHADTSTGVAADLDVLVPIIKKHGALIILDGVCATAAMEEDMSKSYGDEDAKIDVILTGSQKAIGVPPGIAIVAFNKTALAAREQIKRVPAYYCDINNWIPIMNDPSKYFATPPVNLIYAYEEGMNLVLAEGMENRYKRHKAFGKAVRAALAVYGMKALAEEEVAADTLSCILYPEGIDDASFRAALAEKGLIVAGALAHLAGKAFRIGHMGNTTDQMLEKAIVLIGETLKEQGLEGDTEKAVERFREFALPVV
- the nhaC gene encoding Na+/H+ antiporter NhaC codes for the protein MKKELTIGMSVIPILALIISAALSIFFWKAGMHIPLMIGVILAAIVAKVCGWNWDEIQKMMVQGVARALPAVFILLIIGMIVGSWIASGVIPTIIYYGLSIIKPELFVPIVALVTGIVSVTLGSSFTSIATIGLAFMVIGEGLGFSPGLVAGAVISGAYFGDKLSPVSDTTNIAPAMAETDLFSHIKHMLWDTLPAFFLSILLYWIVSNSGAISVGADASVIDTIKTGLNDVFLIHPLLLMMPVLTIILMIMRTPAIPALMGVSILGGVLALFFQGATVSSIIQVMTSGYSAESGVAALDSLLNRGGMMSMLGTIALLVIATALGGILEETGSFEVLTRKMMAKVKSAGTLISSTILSTFVVAFASGAQFLAIILPARTFVNKYKEMGIDTKNLSRCVEAAGTVGINLVPWGVPAVFAMSILGVSPGEFIPYAFFVFLVPLINILFGFTGWTISKKNYHEDTKLLKDKGEISL